In Amphiura filiformis chromosome 2, Afil_fr2py, whole genome shotgun sequence, one DNA window encodes the following:
- the LOC140141652 gene encoding uncharacterized protein yields the protein MTSDEIVELMKLCLTSTYFKWQGKFYEQKEGQAMGSPLSPITSNIFMEHFETKALDTYPLKPVAWFRFVDDTFVVWRHGKDELVKFLSHLNNQHKCIQFTMEIEEAGGIPFLDVKVQRSDTSLSFAIYRKPTHTDQYLHFNSSHHMSAKNSVVNTLVHRALTLCDEEHRTQTH from the coding sequence ATGACAAGCGATGAGATCGTAGAACTTATGAAGTTATGCCTCACATCTACGTACTTCAAATGGCAAGGGAAATTCTATGAACAAAAAGAGGGTCAGGCAATGGGTTCACCACTCTCCCCAATAACATCGAATATCTTCATGGAACACTTTGAAACCAAAGCACTAGATACGTATCCTTTGAAACCCGTTGCTTGGTTCAGATTTGTTGATGACACATTCGTCGTCTGGCGACATGGCAAAGACGAACTGGTCAAATTCCTAAGTCATCTCAACAATCAACACAAGTGTATCCAGTTCACAATGGAGATTGAGGAGGCGGGTGGCATACCTTTCCTTGATGTCAAAGTGCAGAGATCAGACACTAGCTTGAGTTTCGCCATATACCGAAAACCCACTCATACTGatcaatatcttcattttaactcTAGTCACCATATGTCTGCCAAGAACAGTGTTGTCAATACACTGGTTCACAGAGCACTGACTCTGTGTGATGAAGAACATCGAACTCAaacacattga